The Cyprinus carpio isolate SPL01 chromosome A19, ASM1834038v1, whole genome shotgun sequence genome has a segment encoding these proteins:
- the LOC109056572 gene encoding zinc finger BED domain-containing protein 4-like: MLNRLVEQRWPVTAVLSDPSITKKGNHTLDLTGDQWKLAQETSELLGPLLTLTELLSQEANLSLSATVPMLFNLKKRHLSPEEDDSPDIREMKNTLVKEIDSRWELLNLEPTSIYLLSSALDVRFKHLKFLEDEKKDLVYIEVVRLAEHLHQQQIVRKGEELSASHGEEETDAPPPPAKKKQQEISMLMQADDEEEEERGDSAKTEMEQYLRDATKLQSGPLAWWKQNSDRYPKLAFAAKHLLCVPATSTPSERIFSKAGYIVNKTRSSLLPENVDKLIFLAHNMKRV; this comes from the exons ATGCTTAACCGACTGGTGGAGCAGCGATGGCCAGTGACAGCTGTTTTGTCAGATCCCAGCATCACTAAGAAAGGAAATCACACCCTTGACTTGACAGGAGACCAGTGGAAACTGGCACAAGAGACATCAGAATTACTTGGGCCCCTGCTCACACTCACAGAACTACTATCACAGGAGGCAAACTTGTCGTTGTCGGCAACAGTGCCAATGCTCTTTAACCTGAAGAAACGCCACCTGTCACCAGAAGAGGATGACAGCCCTGACATCAGAGAAATGAAGAATACCCTTGTCAAGGAGATCGACAGCAGATGGGAACTGTTAAATTTGGAACCCACCAGCATCTATCTCCTTTCTTCAGCACTAGACGTGAGATTTAAGCACCTTAAATTCCTTGAGGATGAGAAGAAGGACCTGGTATACATTGAA GTTGTCAGACTAGCTGAACATCTGCATCAGCAACAGATCGTTCGCAAGGGAGAAGAGCTGTCAGCAAGCCACGGAGAAGAGGAGACGGATGCGCCACCACCACCcgccaaaaaaaaacagcaggagaTTTCAATGCTGATGCAGGCTGATGACGAAGAGGAAGAAGAACGCGGAGACAGCGCAAAGACAGAGATGGAGCAGTATTTGAGAGATGCTACTAAATTACAGTCGGGCCCACTGGCATGGTGGAAGCAAAACAGTGACCGCTACCCTAAACTGGCATTTGCAGCCAAACACCTTCTTTGCGTTCCGGCCACTTCAACTCCATCAGAGCGCATTTTCTCAAAAGCTGGCTACATCGTCAACAAGACCCGAAGTTCCCTTTTACCAGAAAATGTGGACAAACTCATCTTCCTTGCACACAACATGAAACGAGTATAG